A single window of Bradyrhizobium daqingense DNA harbors:
- a CDS encoding DNA polymerase IV: protein MTSLEAAGPRCFCRDCLADLDMGVRRCSACGSPRLVRHRALAGLTIAHIDCDAFYATVEKRDNPDIADKPVIIGGGKRGVVSAACYIARTYGVRSAMPMFKALDACPHAIVIPPDMAKYVRVGREVRQAMQALTPLVEPLSIDEAFLDLSGTERVHGMIPAKVLARFARNVERDVGITVSVGLSCNKFLAKIASDLDKPRGFAALDQEEARLMLAEKPVGFIFGVGPATQERLVQRGFRIIADLQKADEIEMMRQFPSDGRRLWRLARGIDDRGVEPDRGAKTISSETTFETDIRDFATLEKILWRLCEKTSSRLKSAELAGSTVTLKLKTADFRQRTRSQSIAAPTQLAAKIFSICREMLAKEIDGTAFRLMGAGVSALREGSAIDDTDMLDRRAAHAERAVDSLRKKFGSAAVIRGISYEGPKAQE from the coding sequence GTGACCAGTCTGGAGGCGGCCGGGCCCCGCTGCTTCTGCCGGGATTGTCTGGCCGATCTGGATATGGGCGTACGGCGTTGTTCCGCCTGCGGATCCCCGCGGCTCGTCCGCCACCGCGCGCTCGCGGGCCTGACCATCGCCCATATCGACTGCGACGCCTTCTATGCGACGGTCGAGAAGCGCGACAATCCTGACATCGCCGACAAGCCGGTCATCATCGGCGGCGGCAAGCGCGGCGTGGTATCGGCCGCCTGCTATATCGCCCGCACCTATGGCGTGCGCTCGGCCATGCCGATGTTCAAGGCGTTGGACGCCTGCCCGCATGCGATCGTGATACCGCCCGACATGGCAAAGTACGTCCGGGTCGGCCGCGAGGTGCGCCAGGCCATGCAGGCGCTGACGCCCCTGGTCGAGCCGCTCTCGATCGACGAGGCCTTCCTCGACCTCTCCGGCACCGAGAGGGTTCACGGCATGATCCCCGCAAAGGTGCTGGCGCGCTTTGCCCGCAATGTCGAGCGCGACGTCGGCATCACCGTCTCGGTCGGCCTGTCCTGCAACAAGTTCCTGGCCAAGATCGCCTCCGACCTTGACAAGCCGCGGGGCTTTGCCGCGCTCGACCAGGAAGAGGCCCGTTTGATGCTCGCGGAAAAGCCGGTCGGCTTCATCTTCGGCGTCGGCCCCGCCACGCAGGAGCGCCTGGTGCAGCGCGGCTTTCGCATCATCGCCGACCTGCAGAAGGCCGACGAGATCGAGATGATGCGGCAGTTTCCGAGCGATGGCCGCCGGCTGTGGCGGCTCGCGCGCGGCATCGACGATCGTGGCGTCGAGCCCGACCGCGGCGCCAAGACGATTTCCAGCGAAACCACCTTCGAGACCGACATCCGCGATTTCGCGACGCTGGAGAAGATTCTGTGGCGGCTCTGCGAGAAGACGTCGTCCCGCCTCAAGAGCGCCGAACTCGCCGGCTCGACCGTCACCTTGAAGCTGAAGACCGCCGATTTCCGCCAGCGCACGCGCTCGCAGTCGATCGCCGCGCCCACGCAGCTCGCCGCAAAGATATTCTCGATCTGCCGCGAGATGCTGGCGAAGGAGATCGACGGCACCGCCTTCCGCCTGATGGGCGCCGGCGTCAGCGCGCTGCGCGAGGGCTCTGCGATCGACGACACCGACATGCTCGACCGCCGCGCCGCCCATGCCGAGCGCGCGGTGGACAGCCTGCGCAAGAAATTCGGCAGCGCCGCAGTGATCCGCGGCATTTCGTATGAGGGGCCGAAGGCGCAGGAGTGA
- a CDS encoding ACT domain-containing protein — MTGGRDLDALLSDMKPEILDGIFVFCTLAPSASIPATVNAMLTFREREGTTLVVRHEEAERAELRHEFPSRLITLTVHSALDAVGFLAAVTSRLAEAGISVNAVSAFYHDHLFVPADRADEAMAILQEMAKTRSA; from the coding sequence GTGACGGGCGGACGCGATCTCGACGCACTGCTGAGTGACATGAAGCCGGAGATCCTGGACGGCATCTTCGTGTTTTGCACGCTTGCGCCGAGCGCGAGCATTCCAGCCACCGTCAACGCGATGCTGACGTTCCGCGAACGCGAAGGAACGACGCTGGTGGTGCGGCACGAGGAGGCTGAACGTGCCGAACTGCGCCACGAATTTCCCTCGCGTTTGATCACTTTGACGGTTCACTCCGCACTCGATGCGGTGGGCTTTCTGGCGGCAGTGACGTCACGTCTGGCCGAAGCCGGCATCAGCGTGAATGCGGTTTCGGCGTTCTATCACGATCATCTGTTCGTGCCGGCGGACCGGGCCGACGAGGCGATGGCCATTCTGCAAGAGATGGCCAAAACTAGGTCGGCGTAG
- a CDS encoding RidA family protein has translation MPKLDHLRPSGLHHNPAYSHVVTASGARTIYISGQVSTDEEGRIVGEGDIAAQTTQVMHNLGLALKAAGASYSNIVKITTFVVNYKPELRPIIGKARSAFFDGMEPPASTLVGVSALAAPEWLIEIEAVAVAD, from the coding sequence ATGCCCAAGCTCGATCATCTCCGTCCCAGCGGCCTGCACCACAATCCCGCCTATTCCCATGTCGTCACCGCTTCCGGCGCGCGGACCATCTACATCTCCGGCCAGGTCTCGACCGACGAGGAGGGACGTATCGTGGGTGAGGGCGATATAGCGGCGCAGACGACGCAAGTGATGCACAATCTCGGGCTCGCGCTGAAGGCGGCGGGGGCGAGCTATTCCAACATCGTGAAGATCACGACCTTCGTGGTGAACTACAAGCCGGAGCTGCGCCCCATCATCGGCAAGGCCCGCTCGGCCTTCTTCGATGGCATGGAGCCGCCGGCTTCCACGCTCGTCGGCGTGTCGGCGCTCGCCGCACCGGAATGGCTGATCGAGATCGAGGCGGTGGCCGTCGCGGATTGA
- a CDS encoding cell envelope integrity EipB family protein, with product MVHLFRTSLGVMALAAATVGTGGVATAANGPFLAHQALYDLSLVKSRSNSVNSARGRILYNFAGNACEGYTSEFRQVSELDSGEGKVTLSDLRSNSWEDAAGKSYRFKIETRMNEADAGRVDGSAERDGNHINVKLKLPTPKTFTLDGSIVFPTEQIQRIIAAAKDGKSLLELSVYDGSDDGQKVYNTLTVIGQPIPADRATSSDPSTADEHMKSLKRWPVTVSYFDRDAQQKEGEQTPVYAMAFELYENGVSRQLVLDYNDFVISGAMGKFDVKDSKPCN from the coding sequence ATGGTGCACCTTTTCCGGACCTCGCTCGGTGTGATGGCGCTCGCCGCGGCCACTGTCGGCACAGGCGGGGTAGCCACGGCCGCCAACGGTCCGTTTCTGGCCCACCAGGCGCTCTATGACCTCAGCCTCGTGAAATCGCGCTCCAACTCGGTCAATAGCGCCCGCGGCCGCATCCTCTATAACTTCGCGGGGAACGCCTGCGAGGGCTATACCTCGGAATTCCGCCAGGTCTCCGAGCTCGACAGCGGCGAGGGCAAGGTCACGCTCAGCGATCTCCGCTCCAACTCCTGGGAGGATGCCGCCGGCAAGAGCTACCGCTTCAAGATCGAGACGCGCATGAACGAGGCCGATGCCGGCCGCGTCGATGGCTCGGCCGAGCGCGATGGCAACCACATCAACGTCAAGCTTAAGCTGCCGACCCCGAAGACGTTCACGCTCGACGGCAGCATCGTGTTCCCGACCGAGCAGATCCAGCGCATCATCGCCGCCGCCAAGGACGGCAAGTCGCTGCTCGAGCTGTCCGTCTATGACGGCTCCGACGACGGCCAGAAGGTCTACAACACGCTGACCGTGATCGGCCAGCCGATCCCCGCCGACCGCGCCACCTCGTCCGATCCGTCGACGGCGGACGAGCACATGAAGTCGCTCAAGCGCTGGCCGGTCACCGTCAGCTATTTCGATCGCGATGCCCAGCAGAAGGAAGGCGAGCAGACGCCGGTCTATGCGATGGCGTTCGAGCTCTACGAGAACGGCGTCTCGCGCCAGCTCGTGCTCGATTACAACGATTTCGTGATCTCGGGCGCGATGGGCAAGTTCGACGTCAAGGACAGCAAGCCCTGTAATTGA
- a CDS encoding RidA family protein, giving the protein MAGTVEQKLAEQGIKLHEAPTPVANYVPFVRTGNLLFVSGQVCFDPAGKLIAKGKLGAGVSIEDGAAAARGCAVNLLAQVKAALGDLDKVVRVVRLGGFINSAPDFLDGPKVLNGASDLMVAAFGDKGRHARTTVGVASLPADAAVEVDGVFEVA; this is encoded by the coding sequence ATGGCGGGCACGGTCGAGCAGAAACTGGCGGAACAAGGCATCAAGCTGCACGAGGCCCCCACGCCCGTGGCCAATTACGTCCCGTTCGTGCGCACCGGCAATTTGCTGTTCGTCTCCGGCCAGGTCTGCTTCGACCCTGCTGGCAAGCTGATCGCCAAGGGCAAGCTGGGTGCCGGCGTCTCGATCGAGGACGGCGCTGCAGCCGCCCGCGGCTGCGCGGTGAACCTGCTGGCCCAGGTCAAGGCGGCGCTGGGCGACCTCGACAAGGTCGTGCGCGTGGTCCGTCTCGGCGGCTTCATCAACTCGGCGCCGGACTTCCTGGACGGGCCCAAGGTGCTGAACGGAGCCTCCGACCTGATGGTCGCCGCTTTCGGCGACAAGGGCCGCCATGCCCGCACCACCGTCGGGGTCGCCTCGCTGCCGGCCGATGCCGCGGTCGAGGTTGACGGCGTGTTCGAGGTCGCCTGA
- a CDS encoding glycerophosphodiester phosphodiesterase, whose protein sequence is MRAPDWLTARPVAHRGLHDISRGIVENMPGAVQAAISGNFSIEVDIQLSSDGEAMVHHDHALGRLTEATGEVIDKTAAELKAVKFKDTPERMMSLSDLCALVAGRVPLVIEVKSHFGGDRKLVKRMAEVLASYDGPAVGMSFDPDQVLALRELLPNRPRGIVAQRTYEDEYWAYLTPEQRDSMLYLRHGFQTLPHFVAFKVDHLPAPAPWIARNVFGCALLGWTVRTGEQRTRVGQYADQMIFEGFVP, encoded by the coding sequence ATGCGCGCTCCGGATTGGCTGACAGCCCGGCCGGTCGCCCATCGCGGCCTGCATGACATTTCGCGCGGCATCGTCGAGAACATGCCGGGCGCGGTGCAGGCTGCGATATCAGGCAATTTCTCGATCGAGGTCGATATCCAGCTTTCGTCCGACGGCGAGGCCATGGTGCACCACGACCATGCCCTCGGCCGCCTCACCGAGGCCACCGGCGAGGTGATCGACAAGACTGCGGCCGAGCTGAAAGCCGTCAAGTTCAAGGACACGCCCGAGCGGATGATGTCGCTGTCCGACCTCTGCGCCCTGGTCGCCGGCCGGGTCCCGCTGGTGATCGAGGTGAAGAGCCATTTTGGCGGCGACCGCAAGCTGGTGAAGCGGATGGCCGAGGTGCTGGCATCCTATGACGGCCCCGCGGTCGGCATGTCCTTCGATCCCGACCAGGTGCTGGCGCTGCGCGAGCTGTTGCCCAACCGTCCGCGCGGCATCGTCGCGCAGCGGACCTATGAGGACGAATATTGGGCTTACCTAACGCCGGAGCAGCGCGACAGCATGCTGTACCTGCGCCACGGCTTCCAGACCCTGCCCCACTTCGTCGCCTTCAAGGTCGACCACCTGCCGGCCCCGGCCCCCTGGATCGCCCGCAACGTGTTCGGCTGCGCCCTGCTCGGCTGGACCGTACGCACGGGCGAGCAGCGGACGCGGGTCGGGCAGTATGCCGATCAGATGATCTTCGAGGGCTTCGTGCCGTAG
- a CDS encoding GNAT family N-acetyltransferase — protein MASSDITLEAVPSIGEVSPEDWDACANPGKACNGHDAGTSSALPGDSLGLLKPAYNPFVSHAFLSAVEKSGSATIRTGWGPRHLVAKLDGRVAGVVPCYLKSHSQGEYVFDRGWADAYERAGGRYYPKLQVSVPFTPATGPRLLVRDGVDRERISEALASGLVALCGVSKASAVHVTFAREAEWKLLAKHGFLQRTDQQFHWHNDGFASFDDFLATLNSRHRKSIKRERRDALAAGITIHWLTGKDITEDAWDAFFMFYMETGSRKWGRPYLTREFFSLIGETMSEDVLLVMARRNGRWIAGAINFIGSDTLFGRNWGAVEHHPFLHFEVCYYQAIDFAIKRGLKHVEAGAQGEHKIARGYLPQTTHSAHFIADPGLRRAIDDYLKRERAYVAETGRELAELGPFRKGIDEVP, from the coding sequence ATGGCATCATCCGACATTACGCTCGAGGCTGTACCGTCCATTGGCGAAGTATCGCCGGAGGATTGGGACGCCTGCGCCAATCCGGGCAAAGCTTGCAACGGGCATGACGCAGGAACCTCATCCGCTCTTCCAGGCGATTCCCTCGGCCTCTTAAAACCCGCCTATAACCCGTTCGTCTCACATGCCTTTCTCTCTGCCGTGGAGAAATCGGGTTCGGCAACGATCCGTACCGGCTGGGGGCCGCGGCACTTGGTGGCCAAGCTCGATGGCCGCGTCGCCGGTGTGGTGCCCTGCTATCTGAAATCGCACAGCCAAGGCGAGTACGTCTTCGACCGCGGCTGGGCAGATGCCTATGAGCGCGCCGGCGGACGCTACTACCCGAAGCTCCAGGTCTCGGTTCCCTTCACGCCGGCGACGGGACCCCGGCTGCTGGTCCGCGACGGCGTCGACCGCGAGCGGATCAGCGAGGCGCTGGCGAGCGGGCTGGTGGCGCTGTGCGGGGTCAGCAAGGCCTCCGCGGTCCACGTCACCTTCGCGCGCGAGGCGGAATGGAAGCTGCTCGCCAAGCACGGTTTCCTGCAGCGCACCGACCAGCAGTTCCACTGGCACAATGACGGCTTTGCGAGCTTCGACGACTTCCTGGCGACGCTCAATTCGCGCCACCGCAAATCGATCAAGCGCGAACGGCGCGATGCGCTCGCCGCCGGGATCACCATCCACTGGCTGACAGGCAAGGACATCACCGAGGACGCCTGGGATGCGTTCTTCATGTTCTACATGGAGACCGGCTCGCGCAAATGGGGCCGGCCGTATCTGACGCGCGAGTTCTTCTCGCTGATCGGCGAGACCATGAGCGAGGACGTGCTGCTGGTGATGGCCCGCCGCAACGGCCGCTGGATCGCGGGCGCGATCAATTTCATCGGATCGGACACGTTGTTCGGGCGCAACTGGGGCGCGGTCGAGCATCATCCGTTCCTGCATTTCGAGGTCTGCTACTACCAGGCGATCGATTTCGCGATCAAACGCGGCCTGAAGCATGTCGAAGCGGGCGCGCAAGGCGAGCACAAGATCGCGCGGGGCTACCTGCCGCAGACCACCCATTCGGCCCATTTCATCGCCGATCCCGGCCTGCGCCGGGCGATCGACGATTACCTCAAGCGCGAGCGCGCCTATGTCGCGGAAACCGGACGGGAGCTCGCCGAGCTTGGGCCCTTCCGCAAAGGCATCGACGAGGTGCCTTGA
- a CDS encoding HIT family protein, with protein sequence MTAYDTNNIFAKILRGELPCHKVYEDEHVFAFLDIMPRVPGHTLVIPKAPARNILDIKPEDYAHVARGAHRIAAAAMKAFDADGITVQQFNEPAGGQVVFHLHMHVMPRHDGVAMLPPASRKEDDKMLQEHAAKLMAALKG encoded by the coding sequence ATGACCGCCTACGACACCAACAACATCTTCGCAAAGATCCTGCGCGGCGAGCTGCCCTGCCACAAGGTGTACGAGGACGAGCACGTCTTCGCCTTCCTCGACATCATGCCGCGCGTCCCCGGCCACACGCTGGTGATCCCGAAGGCCCCTGCCCGCAACATCCTCGACATCAAGCCGGAGGACTATGCCCATGTCGCCCGCGGCGCGCACAGGATCGCGGCGGCCGCGATGAAGGCGTTCGACGCCGACGGCATCACCGTGCAGCAGTTCAACGAACCCGCAGGCGGACAGGTGGTGTTTCATCTGCACATGCATGTGATGCCGCGCCACGACGGCGTCGCCATGCTGCCGCCGGCGAGCCGCAAGGAAGACGACAAGATGCTGCAAGAGCACGCGGCGAAGCTGATGGCGGCGTTGAAGGGCTGA
- the tsaA gene encoding tRNA (N6-threonylcarbamoyladenosine(37)-N6)-methyltransferase TrmO encodes MVREQELREGELAIELPPTQDAGLVFIGRIRTPWTSRLETPRQGRQDGPVCRLEIFEPFVPAIKGVDFYSNLEVLYWLDQSRRDIILQSPKNNEKTRGTFSLRSPVRPNPIGTSIVKLVGIEGNAILVRGLDCLDNTPLIDIKPDRCEFTPLAAPQKGDFETE; translated from the coding sequence ATGGTTCGCGAACAGGAGCTCCGCGAGGGCGAGCTCGCCATCGAGCTGCCGCCGACGCAGGATGCCGGTCTCGTCTTCATCGGTCGTATCCGCACGCCCTGGACGTCGCGGCTTGAGACGCCGCGGCAGGGACGTCAGGATGGCCCGGTGTGCCGGCTCGAGATCTTCGAGCCATTCGTCCCGGCGATCAAGGGCGTGGATTTCTACAGCAACCTCGAAGTGCTCTACTGGCTCGACCAGTCGCGCCGCGACATCATCCTGCAAAGCCCGAAGAACAACGAGAAGACCCGCGGGACGTTTTCGCTGCGCTCGCCGGTGCGGCCCAATCCGATCGGCACGTCGATCGTGAAGCTGGTCGGGATCGAGGGCAATGCGATCCTGGTGCGCGGGCTCGATTGCCTCGACAATACGCCGCTGATCGACATCAAGCCCGACCGCTGCGAGTTCACGCCGCTGGCCGCGCCGCAGAAGGGCGATTTCGAGACGGAGTGA
- a CDS encoding AzlD domain-containing protein, translating into MSYAQLIGDWQALVVLFVAGVVPNQIWRMLGLWFGGGIDEGSELLVWVRAVATAILAGVIAQIVVQPPGALASVPDVLRYSAVGAGLVVFLLTRRSIFAGVVTGEVFMLAGKWWLG; encoded by the coding sequence ATGAGCTACGCGCAGCTCATCGGCGACTGGCAGGCGCTCGTCGTGCTGTTCGTCGCCGGCGTTGTTCCCAACCAGATCTGGCGCATGCTGGGCCTGTGGTTCGGCGGCGGCATCGACGAGGGCTCCGAGCTGCTGGTCTGGGTGAGGGCGGTCGCAACCGCGATCCTGGCTGGCGTCATCGCCCAGATCGTGGTCCAGCCGCCGGGCGCGCTGGCGAGCGTGCCTGACGTCCTGCGCTACAGCGCGGTCGGCGCCGGGCTCGTCGTCTTCCTGCTGACCCGCCGCTCGATCTTCGCGGGCGTGGTGACGGGCGAAGTCTTCATGCTGGCCGGCAAGTGGTGGTTGGGCTAA
- a CDS encoding AzlC family ABC transporter permease — MALPPLDSPQWNSSWRAFAWGLRSVTQTILTLVLFATYLGIGALAHDTHFSLLWALCSTLFVWAGPAQIILITTLGSGATIIQSAIAVTVSAIRLFPMVVSVLPLMRTPTTRRRELFFAAHLTAVTLWVECHRFLPQVPRERRIAFVNGLGFGLVSVCLCANTVGFFLAANLTQTLGAAILMLTPLSFLFSTARNSREAADVVALALGVLLYPLAAKMNSGLDILVSGLVAGTIAYGVHWWREVRT, encoded by the coding sequence GTGGCGCTTCCACCGCTCGATTCACCGCAATGGAATAGCTCCTGGCGCGCCTTTGCCTGGGGGCTGCGCTCGGTCACGCAGACGATCCTCACGCTCGTCCTGTTCGCGACGTATCTCGGCATCGGCGCACTGGCCCATGACACCCATTTCAGCCTGCTCTGGGCATTGTGTTCGACGCTGTTCGTCTGGGCGGGGCCCGCGCAGATCATCCTGATCACCACGCTCGGCTCGGGCGCCACCATCATCCAGTCGGCGATCGCGGTGACGGTGAGCGCGATCCGGCTGTTTCCAATGGTCGTATCAGTGCTGCCGCTAATGCGCACGCCGACGACCAGGCGGCGCGAGCTGTTCTTCGCGGCGCATCTCACGGCCGTGACGCTGTGGGTCGAATGCCATCGCTTCCTGCCTCAGGTGCCGCGCGAGCGGCGGATCGCCTTCGTCAACGGCCTTGGCTTCGGTCTGGTCTCGGTGTGCCTATGTGCCAACACGGTGGGCTTTTTCCTCGCCGCCAATCTGACGCAGACGCTGGGAGCGGCGATCCTGATGCTGACGCCGCTGTCGTTCCTGTTCTCGACCGCGCGCAACAGCCGCGAGGCCGCCGACGTCGTCGCGCTGGCGCTTGGCGTTCTGCTCTATCCACTGGCAGCGAAGATGAACTCCGGCCTCGACATCCTCGTCAGCGGCCTCGTGGCCGGCACGATCGCCTATGGCGTGCATTGGTGGCGGGAGGTGCGCACATGA
- a CDS encoding lytic transglycosylase domain-containing protein has protein sequence MRIARFIAVLCQALVLSSALAEETPPADAPAKAAEEPAKPAEKPKDARESDTRESICLIVEAAARDNDLPLEFFARVIWQESRFQADAVGPMTRSGEHAQGIAQFMPGTASERGLLDPFNPVQALPKSAEFLNELRNQFGNLGLAAAAYNAGPRRVQEWLAGTGGMPEQTRNYVYAITGTSVDAWAKAGATGKGPPSSPPTSCRDLMALLKRAPNAFVAELEQHVELAAAKAWGVQLAAGFDRNRALAMYSRAVTRLSAVIGERDPSLLSSVMRSRGTRAFYQVRIGADTRNEADDLCGRIRKAGGACFVLKNKGVAG, from the coding sequence ATGCGAATAGCTCGGTTTATCGCTGTCCTGTGCCAGGCCCTCGTGCTGTCATCGGCGCTAGCCGAGGAGACGCCGCCCGCCGATGCGCCGGCGAAGGCCGCTGAAGAACCCGCAAAGCCGGCGGAGAAACCGAAAGACGCCCGCGAGAGTGACACGCGGGAATCGATCTGCTTGATCGTGGAGGCGGCCGCGCGCGACAATGATTTGCCGCTGGAGTTCTTCGCGCGCGTGATCTGGCAGGAGAGCCGTTTCCAGGCCGATGCGGTCGGGCCGATGACGCGCAGCGGCGAACATGCGCAGGGGATCGCGCAGTTCATGCCGGGCACGGCCAGCGAGCGCGGGCTGCTAGATCCCTTCAATCCGGTGCAGGCGTTGCCGAAGTCCGCTGAATTTCTCAACGAGCTGCGCAACCAGTTCGGCAATCTCGGCCTTGCTGCAGCCGCCTACAATGCTGGGCCGCGCCGGGTGCAGGAATGGCTCGCGGGCACCGGCGGGATGCCGGAGCAAACTCGCAACTATGTCTACGCCATCACCGGGACGAGCGTCGATGCGTGGGCCAAGGCCGGTGCGACCGGCAAGGGCCCGCCGAGCTCGCCGCCGACGAGCTGCCGCGATCTGATGGCGCTGCTCAAGCGCGCGCCGAATGCCTTCGTTGCCGAGCTCGAGCAGCATGTGGAGCTTGCGGCCGCGAAGGCCTGGGGCGTCCAGCTCGCCGCCGGCTTCGACCGCAACAGGGCGCTGGCGATGTATTCCCGCGCGGTCACGCGGCTCAGCGCCGTGATCGGTGAGCGCGATCCGAGCCTGCTGAGCTCGGTGATGCGCAGCCGCGGCACGCGTGCGTTCTACCAGGTGCGCATCGGTGCCGACACGCGTAACGAGGCGGATGATCTGTGCGGCCGCATCCGCAAGGCTGGCGGGGCATGCTTCGTGCTGAAGAACAAGGGTGTGGCGGGGTAG
- a CDS encoding HAD family hydrolase gives MVTIFFDLDGTLTDPKPGITRSIQYALEHLGVSVPSEDELAWCIGPPLLASLRKLTGTDELADRALLLYRERFSDVGLFENEAYSGITDTLSTLAATRQRMFVATSKPAVYATRIVDHFGLKPYFERVFGSELDGTRVDKRDLLRYALDETNVDPQHAIMIGDRSHDVVGARTNGMTAIGVLYGYGNEAELREAGAHHICAAHPELLGHCAA, from the coding sequence ATGGTGACAATCTTTTTTGATCTCGACGGCACGCTGACCGACCCCAAGCCCGGGATCACCCGCTCGATCCAATATGCTTTGGAACATCTCGGCGTCTCCGTGCCGAGCGAGGACGAACTGGCCTGGTGCATCGGCCCTCCCCTGCTTGCAAGCCTTCGAAAGCTCACCGGAACCGATGAGCTCGCCGACCGTGCGCTCCTGCTCTATCGCGAGCGCTTCAGCGACGTCGGCCTGTTCGAGAACGAGGCTTACAGCGGAATTACGGACACATTGTCGACGCTTGCAGCGACACGTCAGCGCATGTTCGTAGCAACCAGCAAGCCCGCCGTCTATGCCACGCGCATCGTCGATCATTTCGGCCTGAAACCGTATTTCGAGCGCGTGTTCGGCTCCGAGCTCGACGGCACGCGCGTCGACAAGCGCGACCTGCTCCGCTATGCGCTCGACGAGACCAACGTCGATCCGCAGCATGCAATCATGATCGGCGATCGCAGTCATGACGTGGTCGGCGCTCGCACCAACGGCATGACCGCCATCGGCGTGCTCTACGGCTATGGCAACGAAGCCGAGCTGCGGGAGGCCGGCGCGCATCACATCTGCGCCGCGCATCCCGAATTGCTAGGGCACTGCGCAGCCTAG
- a CDS encoding phenylacetaldoxime dehydratase family protein has product MESAIPLHLETARTRHKRVPDDYQPPYPSFVARYKPTVSRVAMAYFGVQYRGTAPLAATDALKDIARLFASENGPSHWDQARYVDQSGFENVVTVAYWNDVARFDAWFAPAREVWTGRQREGVGTFIEVLRPTVERHETLFSSPDRAEGVAVIANGMSGEVQEHAYWGGMRDRIPLSQTDAMAPAGAPELIRDGARLRVVAYDNLCLIRSGQDWSDTGASERKLYLDDVEPVLRQGMNFLRDDGLAIGCYANRYMQVLAADGSATEKSYGQSWWRSLAALERWAESHPTHVRIFGAAMKYLSTLGPSAKLRLYHEVTVAAADEQLFEYLNCHPKTGMLAAVETVGA; this is encoded by the coding sequence ATGGAATCCGCAATTCCTCTGCATCTCGAAACGGCGCGCACGCGCCACAAGCGCGTGCCCGACGACTACCAGCCGCCATATCCATCCTTCGTGGCGCGCTACAAGCCTACGGTCAGCCGCGTTGCGATGGCCTATTTCGGCGTTCAATATCGTGGCACGGCGCCACTGGCTGCGACGGACGCGTTGAAAGACATTGCAAGGCTGTTCGCTTCGGAGAACGGTCCATCGCACTGGGACCAGGCGCGCTATGTCGATCAGTCCGGCTTCGAGAACGTCGTCACGGTCGCCTATTGGAACGACGTCGCGCGCTTCGACGCCTGGTTCGCGCCGGCGCGGGAGGTGTGGACCGGGCGGCAGCGCGAGGGCGTCGGCACCTTCATCGAGGTGCTGCGCCCCACTGTTGAGCGGCACGAGACGCTGTTCTCCTCGCCCGATCGGGCGGAGGGCGTTGCGGTGATTGCCAACGGCATGAGCGGCGAGGTGCAGGAGCACGCCTATTGGGGCGGCATGCGCGACCGTATCCCGCTGTCGCAGACCGATGCCATGGCGCCGGCCGGTGCTCCGGAGCTGATCCGCGACGGCGCGCGGCTGCGCGTCGTGGCGTACGACAATCTTTGCCTGATCCGCTCCGGACAGGACTGGAGCGATACTGGAGCATCCGAGCGCAAGCTCTATCTCGACGATGTCGAGCCGGTGCTGCGTCAAGGCATGAACTTTCTGCGCGATGACGGCCTTGCCATCGGCTGCTACGCCAACCGCTACATGCAGGTGCTGGCGGCCGACGGCAGCGCGACCGAAAAATCCTACGGCCAGAGCTGGTGGAGGAGTCTCGCTGCGCTCGAACGCTGGGCGGAGTCGCATCCGACCCATGTCAGGATCTTCGGTGCTGCGATGAAATATCTGTCGACGCTCGGGCCGTCAGCCAAGTTGCGGCTCTACCACGAGGTGACGGTGGCAGCCGCCGACGAGCAGTTGTTCGAATATCTCAACTGTCATCCGAAGACGGGCATGCTGGCAGCGGTGGAGACGGTCGGGGCCTGA